Proteins encoded within one genomic window of Solibaculum mannosilyticum:
- the rsgA gene encoding ribosome small subunit-dependent GTPase A, whose translation MGTKQLSGIIQKGIGGFYYVEAADAVYECRARGIFRKEKITPVAGDYVRITVQEGSLTDGSVDEILPRKNVLKRPPVANVDQLFVVASLVDPLPNTLLMDKLIGIAERHHIDPVVLVNKCDLEDAGPLCQIYQTAGIPAIAVSAKTGEGIDRVREMLSGKLNVFTGNSGVGKSSILNQLFPRLELPTGDISRKLGRGRHTTRQVELFPLEGGGYLADTPGFSSVDLEKCEVILKDQLPDCFREFGPYLGACQFTSCAHIGEKGCRVKQAVDEGKIHPSRYENYVELYHQVKNIKEWEIR comes from the coding sequence ATGGGGACAAAACAATTAAGTGGAATCATTCAAAAAGGCATCGGCGGCTTCTACTATGTAGAGGCAGCCGATGCTGTCTATGAATGCAGGGCAAGAGGCATCTTCCGCAAGGAGAAAATCACCCCGGTAGCGGGGGATTATGTTCGCATCACTGTGCAGGAGGGAAGCCTTACCGACGGCAGTGTGGATGAGATCCTGCCCCGCAAGAATGTGTTAAAACGTCCTCCGGTAGCCAATGTGGACCAGTTGTTTGTGGTAGCGTCCCTGGTGGATCCGCTCCCCAATACACTGCTGATGGATAAGCTGATCGGGATCGCGGAACGGCATCATATTGACCCGGTGGTGCTTGTCAATAAATGCGATTTGGAGGATGCAGGGCCGCTTTGCCAGATCTATCAGACGGCTGGTATTCCCGCCATCGCCGTGTCGGCCAAGACGGGAGAGGGTATCGATAGGGTGCGGGAGATGTTGTCTGGAAAGCTCAATGTGTTCACGGGAAATTCCGGCGTGGGAAAATCCAGCATCCTGAACCAGTTGTTTCCCCGGCTGGAGCTTCCTACCGGGGACATCAGCCGCAAGCTGGGACGGGGACGTCATACCACCCGCCAAGTGGAACTGTTTCCTTTGGAGGGGGGAGGCTATCTGGCCGATACGCCAGGCTTCTCCTCGGTGGATCTGGAAAAATGCGAGGTCATCCTCAAGGACCAACTGCCCGATTGCTTCCGAGAATTCGGGCCGTATTTGGGGGCATGCCAATTCACCTCCTGCGCCCACATTGGGGAAAAGGGATGCAGGGTAAAGCAGGCGGTGGACGAAGGTAAAATTCATCCATCCCGATACGAGAATTATGTGGAACTCTATCACCAAGTAAAAAACATAAAAGAGTGGGAAATCAGATGA